The following are encoded together in the Platichthys flesus chromosome 9, fPlaFle2.1, whole genome shotgun sequence genome:
- the LOC133961199 gene encoding N-acetyllactosaminide beta-1,3-N-acetylglucosaminyltransferase 3-like isoform X2, translating to MGKIRTKTLVLGVSLGLFVLYLGKDFTAKRVICNPNTVREESSEIIKRSTRNISYVYSFPKCQQNASAGNVEGFSSLPANIKDFLYHKHCRHFPMLLDVPDKCGGADESAQVFLLLVIKSVPDNFERREVLRKTWATERLHNGVQIRRIFISAATGSGFERERKNRLLELEQNEYNDILQWDFRDTFYNLTLKQVLFLEWMERNCPKARFLLNGDDDVFANTDNMVEYLQGLRDNDGSKHLFTGHLIQYVGPIRSPGSKYYVPVQVQESESYPPYCGGGGFLLSGYSAMVIYNMSKSIPFIPIDDVYMGMCMAKAGLGPAHHMGVRTAGMYIPSHKLDEFDPCYYKEILLVHRFLPAGIYLMWQRINDPNLKCELARKSF from the coding sequence ATGGGAAAAATCCGAACCAAAACATTGGTGCTGGGGGTTTCTCTTGGTCTGTTCGTCCTCTATCTAGGTAAAGATTTTACTGCCAAAAGAGTCATTTGCAACCCAAACActgtgagagaggagagcagtgaaataataaaaagatcCACTAGGAACATCTCCTACGTATACTCCTTCCCAAAATGCCAACAAAacgcatctgctggaaatgtagAAGGCTTCAGCTCTCTTCCTGCTAATATAAAAGACTTTCTCTACCATAAACACTGTCGACATTTTCCCATGCTACTGGACGTTCCTGACAAatgtggaggagctgatgaaTCTGCACAGGTCTTTCTTCTCCTGGTCATTAAAAGCGTTCCTGATAACTTTGAACGCAGAGAGGTATTGCGGAAAACCTGGGCTACAGAAAGGCTGCACAATGGTGTGCAGATCCGAAGGATCTTCATCTCAGCAGCGACTGGTTCTGgttttgaaagagagagaaagaatagaCTTCTTGAACTGGAACAAAATGAGTACAATGACATTCTTCAATGGGACTTTAGAGACACGTTCTACAACCTCACTTTAAAGCAGGTACTCTTCCTAGAATGGATGGAAAGAAACTGTCCAAAAGCTCGCTTCTTGCTAAATGGTGATGATGACGTTTTTGCCAACACAGACAACATGGTTGAGTATCTCCAAGGCCTTAGGGACAATGATGGAAGCAAGCACCTCTTTACTGGACATTTGATACAGTACGTGGGGCCCATTAGATCACCAGGGAGCAAGTACTATGTCCCAGTACAAGTGCAGGAGTCAGAGTCTTATCCCCCTTATTGTGGTGGTGGAGGCTTCCTCCTGTCGGGCTATTCAGCTATGGTCATATACAACATGTCCAAGTCCATCCCTTTTATTCCTATTGATGATGTTTACATGGGGATGTGTATGGCCAAAGCAGGATTAGGTCCAGCTCACCATATGGGTGTAAGGACAGCAGGAATGTACATTCCCTCGCATAAACTAGATGAATTTGATCCCTGTTATTATAAAGAGATTTTG